Below is a window of Geomonas oryzisoli DNA.
GTATAAATGATTACCAATGCTGTTGTGGTGGATAGTGATATCTATTGGGGAATTACAATGAATAACCATAAGGGGCAAGCGATAGTTGAGACTGCGATAATACTTCCCTTGCTTATTGTGCTGGTTATGGGCCTTTTTGAATACGGAAGGTACATGTATCTGAAGAACACGCTCAACAATGCCGCGAGGGCAGCCGCAAGGACAGCGGTCGTGACGCCCAAGTACGATTCTGTGACCCACAAGGATGGAATGGCGCCAAGCGACACCAGCCATACCTTGAGCTGCACGGATGCCGAGTTCATAGCCTCCCCGGGGAACGGGGCAGTGTACAAGACGGTCTGTAACTCGATCTTCAACGGGATCCCTAAAAACGAGGTGGTGGTGAATATCGCATATACGGAATTGGCCACTCCTGCAGGACTTAGCGCGGGTGACAGTGTCAGCATCCAGCTTACCTGGGACAAATATGAGGCCCTGCTTCCCAAGCTTATTCCGATCACCAACATACTTACAGGTGAAGCCTCAATGCGTTATGAATAATCTGCCTATCCTCAGGAGGTGCTATGACTCGACCAAAGGCGGTAATTGTTGTTGCGATTCTTGCTCTTGTCTTCGCAGGGATTGCAGCTTGGCTCACCTTCAGTTACCTGCAAGGGGAGACAGATAAAACCAAGGCGGCGCAACCGCAGAGCATCGTCGTTGCGGCCGCTGATATCCCTACTGGCAGTACCATTGGCGAACCGCAGTTGAAGGTGACCTCTTGGCCGAAGGACAGCATCCCCCAAGGCAGTTCAGCAGATCCTAAACTTCTCATAGGCCGCGTTGCCATTCGTCCCATCTCAAAGGGAGACGCTGTCACTGAGCAGAAACTCAAACCTAAGGCTGCTGTGGGCGGCTCAGGTTTCATGACGTACATCATTCCTCTCGGGCATCGCGCAGTGACGGTCGCCGTCAATGAGGTTGCTGGTGTGGCCGGCTTTATAACTCCCAATGACCGGGTTGATGTCGTTCTCACCACCTCCATTCCGACATCCCAAAACGAAAAAATCAGCAAAATTATTCTTCAGAACGTGCCGGTGCTGGCCACCGGACAGATCACGGAGCAAAAGGAAGGGAAACCGGTGGTGGTTCCCACCGTCACTCTTGACCTCACCCCCGATGACTCCGAGCGGCTTGTCCTTGGCGCCAGCAGAGGATCGCTGCAACTGCTGCTTAGGAATATAGCTGATTCCGGACCGACCGACGCGAGGGGGGCGACCATAGCCAAGGTGCTTGCCGGTTCGGCCCCACCGCCCGCCGCTGCACCGGTGTCCGCACCGGCACCTAAACAGGCCAAGGTGGTGGCGAAGCGTCCGGCAGTCAAGAAGGTCCGCGTTGCGCCGGTCTCACAGGCACCTGCCCCACGTTCCAGCCACACCGTGACCCTGATAGACGGTGGCGTACGCACCACCAAGGAATTCGTCCTTCAATAGATCCGCTGACATCCAGCTCACGAATGAGGTGCTTTGATGATAATCGTCCTTAAAAAACAACTGCAGTTGCTGGTCTGGGCGTTGTTGGTGACCTGTGCGTGCGTGACGGCGGCACATGCCGGCGTAGCTCTGGAGGTAGGACTCTATAAGAGCATCCTGGTGGACTTCAAGAGCCAGAACAAGAAAATCGTTTTGGTGACCCTGGCCAACACGAAGAAGGAATCCCAGGAAAAGGATGTCGAGCAAACGGTTCAGGTTGCCAAGCCGGGCACCGCCGACCCTAGCAACGTGGCCCCCGCCAGTGCGGCAAGGAAGAGATCTTCTGAGTCGGATACGGGCAACACCAACAAGTTTGTGGTGCCCGAGGTTCTGTCGGAATACGTGCTTAAACTGGACGGCATTAGCATCGGCAGCACCAGCATGATCATCTGGACGAAGGCTGAGGGTGACGAGCGTCCGGTTCCCACCTTCTTTGACCTTAGAGTCGTAGGCGACCGTGAAACGATACAGAGCCAGATGAAGGATATTGCTCCCAAAGACAGCATCGAAGTCCAATATGCCAACGACACTGTCGTGCTTTCGGGTAACGTCGCAAACGACCAGACCAGGAGCAAGGCCCAGGATCTCGCAAAGGCCTTCTCCTCCAAAGTCATCAACAACATAACCGTCAACGAACCGCAGCAGGTGCTGCTACAGGTGAAGGTCGCACAAGTCGACAAGACCTCCCTTAAAAAGCTTGGCATCAGCTTTCTGGTCAAGGGCAACACGGGTGAAGGGTTTTCCAACCTGGTTTCCGGACCGTCCGGAGCTCTCACAGGCACAGCACCGGCCTTGGGTGACTTTTCATCTCTGGGATCTTTCCAGGCAGGCGTGTCCTATTTCCCATCAGGTCTAAGCACGGTACTTCAGGCACTTAGTTCAAAGGGGCTTGCCAGAGTTCTTGCCGAGCCGAATCTTTTGGTGAAAAGCTCTCAAGAAGGCAACTTCTTGGCGGGGACCAAGATCCCCCTGAGCATCATCGAAAGCTCAAACGGTACAGCAACAACAACCATCAGGTATGAGACCGTCGGCATAAAGCTTAAATTCAAACCCGAGGTGTTAGAATCAGGCATGATCTCCCTCAAAATCAATCCTGCGGAGGTAAGCAGCATCCAGGGGTATCTGCCGGTAAACGGGTATCCTATCATTGACACCCGTAACGTTGATACGAGCGTCGAGCTGAGAGACGGTGAAAGCCTTGTCCTCGCAGGCCTGCTTCAGGAGGAGGAAATCAAGAACATGTCAAAGATCCCCCTGCTCGGTGATATTCCCATTCTGGGGGCTCTGTTCCGTTCCACCAGTAAAGACATCAAAGAGAAGGAGCTTGTGTTCTTCATAACCCCGAAGATCGTTAAACCTTTGGCGCCAGGGGTAAAGACCGAATTACCAACCGACAAGAAGCTTGCTCCTGAGCAGGAGAGGGAACTGTCATGGATGCCTTTAGGAAAATAAGGAGACGCGATCAGAAAGGGTTCGCGCTGGTTTATATCGCCCTCATGATCGTAGTCCTCGTGGGATTCGTAAGTCTTGCCGTGGATCTTGGTTATATCTATGTGGCCAAGGGCCAATTGCAAAATGCTGCCGATGCTGCTGCACTCGCTGGTGCGTCGATGAATCTGTCAGATTCTTTAACGGTTAGGGCCAAAGCGAAACAGTTTGCGGCAATAAATAAAGCGGCTGGCGATCCTGTCGTAATCACAGACAGTGACATTACCATCGGTCACTGGGATGCTGCCACATCCAGTTTTACGACCTCATCTCCCATCAATGCAGTTAAGGTGGTTGCACGTAGAACCGAAGCCGGCGCTAGTGCCGCAGAGCAAGGAAAGGTTCAAACTTTTTTCGGCAAGGTTTTCTCGTTGTTGCCAAGCGGTGGAGAAGGATGGGCAGAAATGTCTGCGGCAGCTTCTGCCATTGCCGCTCGTCCGCCTAGACCAACCATCCCTGTCGCACTGTGTCAGACTGCCTGCTCTAAAACGATTCCTCCCGAACTTAAGTTCTTCTTCAAGGAAGCTGGTCCAGGTGGAACCCCGCCTCCTCCTGAACTTACATTGGGATGGACGGACTTTTCTTTCAGTTCTCAAGCGACTGATCTTGGCCCCCAAAGCGACATTGCGAAATACATACACGGGGAATTACATCCTCCTGACGTCTGCAACCAAGCGATTTATACCAACAATGGTGTAGGCGAGGCCGTCCAAGAGTTGATGCAGGAATTCAACGCCAATAAAAATTCCGACGGTTACTGGGAAGTCATTGTTCCCATCCTTTCCGATGGGGTCAACAAGGATGGCGTAAGCGTCCCAGCGTGCCCACCTGGGGATCAGCCTATACCTTATCCGCTATCCAGCTTTGCTATCGCATGGATTTCCGATGTTGTAAAAGGGGCTTCTCCCGGTGTCACCTTCAGTAAGCTTGAATGTCTGCCATGTAACGATCCTAGACTGGTTGGCGGTACACCTACTTTGGTCAAATAGATAG
It encodes the following:
- a CDS encoding pilus assembly protein TadG-related protein, translating into MDAFRKIRRRDQKGFALVYIALMIVVLVGFVSLAVDLGYIYVAKGQLQNAADAAALAGASMNLSDSLTVRAKAKQFAAINKAAGDPVVITDSDITIGHWDAATSSFTTSSPINAVKVVARRTEAGASAAEQGKVQTFFGKVFSLLPSGGEGWAEMSAAASAIAARPPRPTIPVALCQTACSKTIPPELKFFFKEAGPGGTPPPPELTLGWTDFSFSSQATDLGPQSDIAKYIHGELHPPDVCNQAIYTNNGVGEAVQELMQEFNANKNSDGYWEVIVPILSDGVNKDGVSVPACPPGDQPIPYPLSSFAIAWISDVVKGASPGVTFSKLECLPCNDPRLVGGTPTLVK
- the cpaB gene encoding Flp pilus assembly protein CpaB, producing MTRPKAVIVVAILALVFAGIAAWLTFSYLQGETDKTKAAQPQSIVVAAADIPTGSTIGEPQLKVTSWPKDSIPQGSSADPKLLIGRVAIRPISKGDAVTEQKLKPKAAVGGSGFMTYIIPLGHRAVTVAVNEVAGVAGFITPNDRVDVVLTTSIPTSQNEKISKIILQNVPVLATGQITEQKEGKPVVVPTVTLDLTPDDSERLVLGASRGSLQLLLRNIADSGPTDARGATIAKVLAGSAPPPAAAPVSAPAPKQAKVVAKRPAVKKVRVAPVSQAPAPRSSHTVTLIDGGVRTTKEFVLQ
- a CDS encoding TadE family protein, yielding MITNAVVVDSDIYWGITMNNHKGQAIVETAIILPLLIVLVMGLFEYGRYMYLKNTLNNAARAAARTAVVTPKYDSVTHKDGMAPSDTSHTLSCTDAEFIASPGNGAVYKTVCNSIFNGIPKNEVVVNIAYTELATPAGLSAGDSVSIQLTWDKYEALLPKLIPITNILTGEASMRYE
- a CDS encoding type II and III secretion system protein family protein produces the protein MIIVLKKQLQLLVWALLVTCACVTAAHAGVALEVGLYKSILVDFKSQNKKIVLVTLANTKKESQEKDVEQTVQVAKPGTADPSNVAPASAARKRSSESDTGNTNKFVVPEVLSEYVLKLDGISIGSTSMIIWTKAEGDERPVPTFFDLRVVGDRETIQSQMKDIAPKDSIEVQYANDTVVLSGNVANDQTRSKAQDLAKAFSSKVINNITVNEPQQVLLQVKVAQVDKTSLKKLGISFLVKGNTGEGFSNLVSGPSGALTGTAPALGDFSSLGSFQAGVSYFPSGLSTVLQALSSKGLARVLAEPNLLVKSSQEGNFLAGTKIPLSIIESSNGTATTTIRYETVGIKLKFKPEVLESGMISLKINPAEVSSIQGYLPVNGYPIIDTRNVDTSVELRDGESLVLAGLLQEEEIKNMSKIPLLGDIPILGALFRSTSKDIKEKELVFFITPKIVKPLAPGVKTELPTDKKLAPEQERELSWMPLGK